One Candidatus Epulonipiscium sp. genomic region harbors:
- the rpoC gene encoding DNA-directed RNA polymerase subunit beta', whose translation MPIVNMEQSVLFDAMKISLASPDKIREWSRGEVKKPETINYRTLKPERDGLFCERIFGPSKDWECHCGKYKRIRYKGVVCDRCGVEVTKSKVRRERMGHIELAAPVSHIWYFKGIPSRMGLILDMSPRALEKVLYFASYIVLDAGDTSLQYKQLLTEKEYRDTIEKYGSTFRAGMGAEAVKELLMNINLEKESKELKKALKETTGQKRVRIIKRLEVIEAFRVSKNRPEWMILDVIPVLPPDLRPMIQLDGGRFATSDLNDLYRRVINRNNRLKRLLDLGAPNIIVRNEKRMLQEAVDALIDNGRRGRPVTGPGNRALKSLSDMLKGKQGRFRQNLLGKRVDYSGRSVIVVGPSLKIYQCGLPKEMAIELFKPFVMKKLVEDGLAHNIKSAKRMVERLQSEVWDVLEEVIREHPVMLNRAPTLHRLGIQAFEPVLVEGRAIKLHPLVCTAYNADFDGDQMAVHVPLSVEAQAECRFLLLSPNNLLKPSDGAPVAVPSQDMVLGTYYLTLDKEGEKGEGSVFKDEREAILAYENKSITLHARIKVRRTLEIDGQRQSDIVETTVGRIMFNEAIPQDIGFVDRNDPNNRFKFEVDFLVDKRSLGKVINRCINKHGATRTAIVLDKVKQLGFKFSTIGAITVSVSDMEIPEQKKDLLQEAEQTVDHVTKLFRRGLMTNEERYLKVIAAWNKANDKITEALLDNLGKHNNIFMMAHSGARGSTNQIKQLAGMRGLMVSASGRTIELPIKANFREGLTVLEYFISANGARKGLADTALRTADSGYLTRRLVDVSQDLIIREIDCAKEDGEIPGMWVKAFKDGNEIIESLQDRIRGRWAVEDIINPETKEIIVKADTMISPDQAETIERLGIRKAHIRTVLTCRSRIGVCSKCYGANMASGLKVRVGESVGIIAAQSIGEPGTQLTMRTFHTGGIAGDDITQGLPRVEELFEARKPKGLAIIAEFGGTIKINDTKKKREVVVTDDENGESKSYLIPYGSRVKVYEGDTVEAGDELTEGSVNPHDILKIKGLRGVQDYMLQEVQRVYRLQGVDINDKHIEVIVRQMLKKVKIEENGDTDFLPGSLVDRLEYEETNKKMVNEGLNEADGKQVLLGITKASLATDSFLSAASFQETTRVLTEAAIKGKMDPLIGLKENVIIGKLIPAGTGMQRYRKIGVVEAE comes from the coding sequence ATGCCTATAGTAAATATGGAACAATCCGTTTTATTTGATGCAATGAAAATATCTCTAGCTTCTCCGGATAAAATAAGAGAATGGTCCAGGGGAGAGGTTAAAAAACCCGAAACAATCAACTATCGTACTTTAAAGCCTGAAAGAGACGGATTGTTTTGTGAGAGGATTTTTGGGCCCAGTAAGGACTGGGAATGTCATTGCGGAAAATATAAACGCATCCGATATAAAGGTGTTGTTTGTGATCGTTGTGGGGTTGAAGTAACAAAATCAAAGGTTAGACGGGAGAGAATGGGTCATATAGAGTTAGCAGCACCTGTTTCTCACATTTGGTATTTTAAAGGAATACCAAGCCGCATGGGTCTTATCTTAGATATGTCCCCGAGGGCCTTGGAAAAGGTACTGTATTTTGCATCTTATATTGTGTTGGATGCAGGAGATACCAGTCTGCAATATAAGCAACTTCTGACAGAAAAAGAGTATAGAGATACCATTGAAAAGTATGGAAGCACCTTCCGTGCCGGGATGGGTGCAGAAGCTGTTAAAGAATTATTAATGAATATAAATCTTGAAAAAGAATCCAAAGAACTAAAAAAAGCCCTCAAGGAAACAACAGGACAAAAAAGAGTTCGTATCATAAAAAGATTAGAGGTCATAGAAGCCTTTAGAGTTTCTAAAAATAGACCGGAGTGGATGATTCTTGATGTTATTCCGGTACTACCACCAGATCTTCGCCCCATGATTCAGCTAGATGGGGGTCGATTTGCTACTTCTGACCTAAATGATTTATACAGAAGGGTTATCAATAGAAATAACCGCCTAAAAAGATTATTAGACCTTGGTGCACCAAATATCATTGTTCGTAATGAGAAAAGAATGCTCCAAGAGGCAGTAGACGCTTTGATTGATAATGGTCGAAGGGGTCGTCCAGTTACTGGGCCGGGGAATAGAGCCTTAAAATCCCTATCTGATATGCTAAAGGGTAAACAAGGACGTTTCCGTCAAAACTTACTAGGTAAGCGAGTTGACTATTCAGGCCGTTCGGTTATTGTTGTAGGCCCTAGCTTAAAGATATATCAATGTGGACTTCCAAAAGAGATGGCAATAGAACTTTTTAAACCCTTTGTAATGAAAAAACTTGTAGAAGATGGTTTAGCCCATAACATAAAATCTGCAAAACGGATGGTTGAAAGACTTCAATCTGAAGTATGGGATGTGCTAGAAGAAGTGATCAGGGAGCATCCTGTAATGCTTAACCGTGCCCCCACACTCCATAGGCTTGGAATCCAAGCATTTGAGCCTGTATTAGTAGAGGGCCGTGCAATTAAGTTGCATCCATTAGTATGTACAGCCTACAATGCCGACTTTGATGGTGACCAGATGGCGGTTCACGTACCACTTTCTGTAGAGGCTCAGGCAGAGTGCAGATTTCTCCTACTCTCTCCCAATAACCTATTAAAACCTTCTGATGGAGCACCGGTTGCAGTTCCTTCCCAAGATATGGTATTAGGGACCTATTATTTAACTCTTGATAAGGAAGGTGAAAAGGGAGAAGGTAGTGTTTTCAAAGATGAAAGGGAAGCAATATTAGCTTACGAAAACAAAAGCATTACTCTTCATGCAAGGATAAAAGTTCGAAGAACTTTAGAAATAGATGGGCAAAGACAATCAGATATTGTTGAAACAACTGTAGGGCGTATTATGTTTAACGAGGCAATTCCACAGGATATTGGATTTGTTGATAGAAATGACCCTAATAATAGGTTCAAATTCGAGGTGGATTTCCTAGTGGATAAGAGATCCCTAGGTAAAGTCATTAATCGTTGTATTAATAAGCATGGAGCTACAAGAACTGCCATTGTTTTAGATAAAGTAAAGCAATTAGGTTTTAAATTCTCTACTATTGGGGCTATTACGGTATCCGTATCCGATATGGAAATTCCGGAACAAAAGAAGGATTTACTCCAAGAAGCAGAACAAACTGTAGATCATGTTACCAAATTATTTAGAAGAGGATTAATGACCAACGAGGAAAGATACTTGAAAGTTATTGCCGCATGGAATAAGGCTAATGATAAAATAACAGAAGCTCTTCTTGATAATTTAGGAAAACATAATAATATATTTATGATGGCTCATTCAGGAGCCCGAGGCTCTACTAACCAGATTAAACAATTAGCTGGTATGAGGGGTCTTATGGTTAGCGCATCCGGCAGGACTATAGAATTGCCTATTAAGGCAAATTTCCGAGAAGGATTAACGGTACTTGAGTATTTTATCTCCGCTAATGGAGCAAGGAAAGGTCTTGCGGATACCGCCCTTCGTACAGCAGACTCAGGATATCTTACAAGGCGATTAGTCGACGTTTCACAAGATTTGATTATCCGTGAAATAGATTGTGCTAAAGAAGATGGAGAAATCCCGGGTATGTGGGTTAAGGCTTTTAAAGATGGAAATGAAATTATTGAATCTTTGCAGGATAGGATACGAGGTAGATGGGCAGTAGAAGATATCATTAATCCTGAAACCAAAGAGATAATTGTAAAGGCTGATACAATGATTTCTCCAGATCAAGCAGAAACCATTGAAAGATTAGGAATTAGAAAAGCCCATATAAGGACAGTATTAACCTGTCGCTCTAGAATAGGTGTTTGTTCGAAATGTTACGGAGCTAATATGGCATCGGGACTTAAAGTTAGAGTAGGAGAATCCGTAGGAATCATAGCAGCACAATCTATCGGAGAACCCGGTACACAGCTTACCATGCGTACATTCCATACAGGGGGAATAGCAGGAGATGATATTACCCAAGGTCTTCCTAGGGTAGAAGAGCTATTTGAAGCAAGAAAGCCAAAAGGGCTTGCTATTATTGCAGAGTTTGGTGGAACCATAAAGATTAATGATACAAAGAAAAAAAGAGAAGTGGTTGTTACCGATGATGAAAATGGAGAATCAAAATCGTATCTTATTCCCTATGGTTCAAGGGTAAAGGTATATGAAGGTGACACGGTAGAAGCAGGAGACGAATTAACAGAAGGTAGTGTTAACCCCCATGATATTCTTAAGATTAAGGGATTAAGGGGAGTACAAGACTACATGCTTCAGGAGGTTCAAAGGGTGTATCGTCTTCAAGGGGTTGATATTAACGATAAGCATATAGAAGTGATTGTTCGTCAAATGCTTAAAAAGGTCAAGATAGAGGAAAATGGAGATACGGATTTCCTCCCTGGAAGTTTAGTTGACAGATTAGAATACGAAGAAACTAATAAGAAAATGGTAAATGAAGGACTTAATGAAGCTGATGGCAAGCAAGTGCTCCTTGGTATTACCAAAGCTTCCTTAGCAACGGATTCCTTCCTATCGGCTGCATCCTTCCAAGAAACAACTAGAGTCCTTACAGAAGCAGCTATAAAAGGTAAGATG